In Nitrosarchaeum koreense MY1, one genomic interval encodes:
- a CDS encoding cyclophilin-like fold protein yields MSSPSVSRKQLILEIKGKTKIHCDLKRHLSPRTVGTIMRSLPLEGHAHFLGKHIAYFETTLDSGIERSTKEFKKGDIAFLSSTGSICFFIDDASPGKIMTPIGKMLENIDALKDVKSGDVFCLYEETA; encoded by the coding sequence TTGAGCTCGCCTTCAGTCTCGCGAAAACAGCTAATTTTGGAAATTAAGGGAAAAACAAAGATCCACTGTGATCTAAAACGCCATTTATCTCCAAGGACAGTTGGAACGATAATGAGATCTTTGCCATTAGAAGGACACGCTCATTTTCTGGGAAAACATATTGCTTATTTTGAAACGACACTTGATTCTGGAATCGAAAGATCCACAAAAGAATTCAAAAAAGGAGATATTGCTTTTTTATCTTCTACTGGCAGTATCTGTTTTTTTATTGATGATGCTTCTCCTGGAAAAATTATGACTCCTATTGGAAAGATGTTAGAAAACATTGATGCACTAAAAGATGTGAAATCTGGAGATGTTTTTTGTCTCTATGAGGAAACTGCTTGA
- a CDS encoding homospermidine biosynthesis protein, with translation MDPHKFHGKDIPHIKLDPNMTIEDLVDVFASSGYNGRQLGEAAKLFAKMIKEDATICLTVSGAMTPVGFGGIIKTLIERGFIDWIITTGANVYHEDHFAWGLPVKQGHFDVDDMKLYENEIVRIRDVYIKFHETLEAEDLIIQKLFANDFTDKPFTTAEFCNLLGKMSKEKAKHPEKSFITTAYEYDVPVYISTMKDSSIAMNLAVHRLHDKVYKLDFVKEIIEQAAILYNSKKSGILELGGGVPKNTAQQTGPMLDQILQRNDGGQDYVIQITDARPDTGGLSGATLQEGKSWGKVQDAHHDMITVYADSTIAFPILALYVLSNQKSREPKRLYKKLGKYYDKLQADYLKKPTETKKQKTRRVKKT, from the coding sequence GTGGACCCACACAAATTTCATGGTAAGGATATTCCTCACATAAAATTAGATCCAAATATGACAATTGAGGATCTGGTAGATGTTTTTGCAAGTTCAGGATACAACGGTAGACAACTTGGAGAAGCTGCAAAGCTGTTTGCAAAAATGATCAAAGAAGATGCAACCATATGCCTAACGGTATCAGGAGCAATGACACCTGTAGGGTTTGGTGGAATTATCAAAACTTTGATAGAGCGAGGATTCATTGACTGGATCATAACAACTGGTGCCAATGTCTATCACGAAGATCATTTTGCTTGGGGCTTACCTGTTAAACAAGGACATTTTGATGTTGACGATATGAAGTTGTATGAAAATGAAATTGTACGAATTAGAGACGTATACATAAAATTTCATGAGACATTAGAAGCTGAAGATTTAATCATTCAGAAATTATTTGCAAATGATTTTACAGATAAACCGTTTACAACTGCAGAATTTTGTAATTTGTTGGGAAAAATGAGTAAAGAAAAAGCCAAACATCCAGAAAAAAGCTTTATCACAACAGCATACGAGTATGATGTTCCTGTGTACATTTCCACAATGAAGGATTCATCTATAGCAATGAATCTAGCAGTGCATAGATTACATGATAAGGTATACAAATTAGATTTTGTCAAAGAGATAATCGAACAGGCTGCGATTTTATATAATTCAAAAAAATCAGGCATATTGGAGCTTGGAGGAGGAGTTCCAAAGAATACTGCTCAGCAAACAGGCCCAATGTTAGACCAGATATTGCAAAGAAATGATGGAGGTCAAGACTACGTAATACAAATTACAGATGCAAGACCAGACACAGGAGGTTTATCAGGTGCAACATTACAAGAAGGAAAAAGCTGGGGCAAAGTGCAAGATGCGCATCACGATATGATTACAGTGTATGCAGATTCAACAATTGCATTTCCTATTTTAGCATTATATGTTCTCAGTAATCAAAAATCAAGAGAACCAAAAAGACTGTACAAGAAATTAGGAAAATATTATGACAAGCTTCAAGCAGATTATTTGAAAAAACCTACTGAAACTAAAAAACAAAAAACAAGAAGAGTAAAGAAAACCTAA
- a CDS encoding potassium transporter TrkG, whose protein sequence is MSQENNQTDYFNKKVSQYYRTNILMLSEHVRVSEACTILKKKDLDEIIVVDELYNPLGIVTDEDILTKLSESFVNPTKTTLGDIMIFPLITIRENQTISEALAIMREKKIRKLAVLSNSEMVVGMLYLDTIASLVKRSLIKQQKQSTFLGIIWNLGVILQFTGVLMFIPGIVATVLNDSVVATGIYLMSILLIISGFFMNSYGQKHPLTLRGTAILVFASFIILVLFGMIPQLFVIDFESNDLLELFADGFFESAAGFTTGGFSLVQNPEDLPRSFTFYRGYAQFVGGLSFIYLIVTVFYSERQIKMMRGLISGNVPHLKNLLATITIIFSIYAISIALLLFYLGEGEILDDFALAFSALSTGGTSPDSKIFDDFTTPKYIVLMAAMILGSLPFSVHYAFVRKKFLTIKLTKEALVYLSLLVIFCITFTLSMGLNWQEGIFNMISASTTTGFQTVNLENINPLALTIITTAMVIGGCGFSTAGGIKIFRFMHLAKIRHIFNRKNAQISESDKKDIIVGIIILAVSVIVPLLIATYMYTIGYDFQNAFFDGVSAITTTGHGAGTVSSELDPTMTIIFGFLMILGRIEIILLVYLFIPKLMN, encoded by the coding sequence TTGTCTCAAGAGAATAATCAGACAGATTATTTTAATAAAAAAGTATCGCAATATTATAGAACGAATATTCTAATGTTATCAGAACATGTCAGGGTTTCTGAAGCATGTACAATATTAAAAAAAAAAGATCTAGATGAAATTATTGTAGTGGATGAATTGTATAATCCACTAGGGATAGTTACAGATGAGGATATTTTGACAAAATTAAGTGAGTCATTTGTCAATCCAACAAAGACCACCCTAGGAGACATCATGATATTTCCATTAATCACAATTAGAGAAAATCAAACAATTTCTGAAGCACTTGCAATAATGCGTGAGAAAAAAATTCGAAAATTAGCAGTATTATCAAACAGCGAGATGGTGGTCGGAATGCTTTACTTGGATACAATAGCAAGTCTTGTCAAAAGATCATTGATCAAACAACAAAAACAATCCACATTTTTAGGAATTATTTGGAATCTCGGCGTCATATTGCAATTTACTGGTGTATTGATGTTCATTCCAGGAATTGTTGCAACAGTACTAAACGACTCTGTTGTTGCAACTGGAATATACCTAATGTCAATTTTATTAATAATTTCTGGTTTTTTCATGAATTCTTATGGCCAAAAACATCCTTTGACATTAAGAGGAACTGCAATTCTAGTTTTTGCAAGTTTCATAATTTTAGTATTGTTTGGTATGATACCTCAACTTTTTGTAATTGATTTTGAGTCTAATGATCTTCTAGAATTATTTGCAGATGGATTTTTTGAAAGTGCTGCCGGATTTACAACTGGAGGGTTTTCTCTTGTACAAAATCCTGAAGACTTACCAAGAAGTTTTACATTTTATCGTGGATATGCCCAGTTTGTAGGAGGTTTGAGCTTTATCTACCTGATTGTAACTGTGTTTTATTCAGAAAGACAAATCAAAATGATGAGAGGGTTAATTTCAGGAAATGTTCCACATCTAAAAAATTTACTTGCAACAATCACAATAATTTTTTCAATTTATGCAATATCAATTGCTTTACTATTATTTTATTTAGGCGAAGGTGAAATATTAGACGATTTTGCATTAGCATTTAGTGCATTATCAACAGGCGGTACTAGTCCAGATTCTAAGATATTTGATGATTTTACTACACCAAAATACATAGTATTGATGGCTGCAATGATACTTGGGTCACTGCCATTTAGTGTACATTATGCATTTGTTAGAAAAAAATTTCTTACAATTAAATTAACTAAAGAGGCATTAGTGTATCTAAGTCTACTAGTTATTTTTTGTATTACATTCACGTTATCAATGGGGCTAAATTGGCAAGAAGGGATATTTAACATGATTTCAGCAAGTACAACTACAGGATTTCAAACAGTAAATCTAGAGAACATAAATCCACTTGCACTTACAATAATCACCACTGCCATGGTAATTGGAGGATGTGGATTTTCTACAGCAGGAGGTATCAAGATTTTCAGATTTATGCATCTAGCAAAAATCAGACATATCTTTAATCGAAAAAACGCACAGATATCTGAATCAGATAAAAAAGACATCATAGTTGGAATTATAATTTTGGCAGTATCTGTGATTGTTCCACTTTTAATTGCCACATACATGTATACAATAGGATATGATTTTCAAAATGCATTTTTTGACGGAGTTTCTGCCATTACAACCACTGGACATGGGGCAGGAACTGTCAGCTCAGAGTTGGATCCTACAATGACGATAATATTTGGATTTTTAATGATACTTGGAAGAATTGAGATAATTTTACTAGTGTATTTATTCATTCCAAAACTAATGAATTAA
- a CDS encoding asparagine synthase C-terminal domain-containing protein yields the protein MEDISKKLYEILKESCESCKSNSIAISGGLDSTIIAYFIKERKPKPIAIIAKDFVASDLTYSQRVSKEFNIPLTINQVSTTDILNAIEETIKILKNFNDIEIRNNVVMYLAIKWAKDQNSSGIITGDGADELFAGYNFLIKKSEEELEKEIQRVCSVMHFPTHEIGRALGITVESPFLNENVIEFAKTVPSNLKVREEKTKRYGKWILRKTFEKNIPMQIAWREKSPMQDGAGTAGLSNLFDSVINDQIFLEKKKKIQDADEVTIRTKESMYYYEIYRKLYQIPTKKQDSESCPYCNFNVEESKFCRMCGAFPI from the coding sequence TTGGAAGATATTTCTAAAAAATTGTATGAAATTTTAAAAGAATCATGTGAATCATGCAAATCAAACTCAATAGCAATATCAGGAGGATTAGATAGTACAATCATAGCATATTTTATAAAAGAACGAAAACCAAAGCCAATTGCAATAATAGCAAAAGACTTTGTTGCAAGTGATCTTACATACTCTCAAAGAGTATCAAAAGAATTTAACATACCATTAACAATCAATCAAGTAAGCACCACCGATATTTTAAATGCCATAGAAGAAACCATAAAAATTCTAAAAAACTTTAACGATATTGAAATCAGAAATAATGTGGTCATGTACCTAGCAATAAAGTGGGCAAAGGATCAAAACAGTTCAGGAATTATTACAGGTGACGGCGCAGATGAGTTATTTGCAGGATATAATTTTTTGATAAAAAAATCCGAAGAAGAACTAGAAAAAGAGATACAAAGAGTATGTTCTGTAATGCATTTTCCAACACATGAGATAGGTAGAGCATTAGGAATAACAGTTGAATCACCGTTTTTGAATGAAAATGTCATAGAATTTGCAAAGACAGTTCCATCAAACCTCAAAGTTAGAGAAGAAAAAACAAAGAGGTATGGGAAATGGATTCTCAGAAAAACATTTGAGAAAAATATTCCAATGCAAATAGCATGGAGAGAAAAATCCCCCATGCAGGATGGGGCAGGTACCGCAGGACTTTCAAATTTATTTGATTCTGTGATAAACGATCAAATATTTTTAGAAAAGAAAAAGAAAATACAAGATGCAGATGAAGTCACAATAAGGACAAAGGAATCCATGTATTATTATGAAATTTATAGAAAATTATATCAAATACCTACAAAGAAACAAGACTCCGAGTCATGTCCTTATTGCAATTTCAATGTAGAAGAATCAAAATTTTGTCGTATGTGTGGAGCTTTTCCAATTTAG
- the speB gene encoding agmatinase, with protein MSFLDLYMNRNPMITASSSDSEPVATVFGIPFDSTHSYKPGCRFGPDVIRDAFNNIEIFHPQLGIDLESVNIEDLGNTTHTVVASEMIDMIGKITKELVEKKRQLFILGGEHSLTFGTYMSFPKETGYVVFDAHYDLRDEFANTKLSHAAYLRRIVEQRGADNILHVGARAFVKEELEFLKEHNIKTISDKQVREGNGPKLLKDFTSSFDSMYTSFDLDVLDPAYAPGVGNPEAAGMTSRELFDLIYSLENKNVTGVDIVELNPQYDNGATASIAAKIMSTLIAMNLSRLNYK; from the coding sequence ATGAGTTTTCTTGATTTATACATGAATAGAAATCCCATGATCACTGCTTCATCTAGTGATTCTGAGCCTGTGGCTACCGTATTTGGAATTCCGTTTGATTCCACTCATTCATACAAGCCTGGATGCAGATTTGGACCAGATGTAATTCGTGATGCTTTTAACAATATTGAGATATTTCATCCACAATTAGGTATTGATTTAGAATCTGTAAACATTGAAGATCTTGGAAATACCACTCATACTGTTGTTGCAAGTGAGATGATTGACATGATTGGTAAGATCACAAAAGAACTAGTTGAAAAGAAAAGACAATTGTTTATTTTGGGTGGAGAGCACTCACTTACATTTGGCACATACATGAGTTTTCCAAAAGAAACTGGTTATGTCGTGTTTGATGCTCATTACGATTTACGTGATGAATTTGCAAATACCAAGCTAAGTCATGCTGCATATCTTAGACGCATTGTAGAGCAAAGAGGTGCAGATAACATATTACATGTAGGTGCCCGTGCTTTTGTAAAAGAGGAACTTGAATTTCTAAAAGAACATAATATTAAAACAATTTCTGACAAACAAGTAAGAGAAGGAAATGGTCCTAAATTACTAAAAGATTTTACATCTTCTTTTGATTCTATGTATACTAGTTTTGATCTTGATGTGTTAGATCCTGCATATGCTCCTGGTGTGGGAAACCCCGAAGCTGCAGGTATGACTTCTCGAGAATTATTTGATTTGATTTATTCACTTGAAAACAAGAATGTAACAGGTGTTGACATCGTTGAATTAAACCCACAATATGATAATGGTGCTACTGCCTCAATTGCTGCAAAGATAATGTCTACATTAATTGCTATGAATCTATCTCGATTAAATTACAAATAA
- a CDS encoding 30S ribosomal protein S25 — MGGTKKVSPAKQDKTQNSKDGKDPKDSKKSRKDRGESGPRKAEITVMVNEAEAIKIIKNSKVVTVHDLARQTGVKISAANAFLIESTKKGIVKRTGGYSGHYIYQAVSS; from the coding sequence ATGGGTGGAACAAAAAAAGTCAGTCCAGCAAAACAGGACAAGACTCAAAATTCAAAGGATGGAAAAGATCCAAAAGATTCAAAGAAGAGTCGAAAAGATAGAGGTGAGAGTGGTCCACGTAAAGCAGAGATTACAGTAATGGTAAATGAAGCAGAAGCAATCAAAATAATCAAAAACTCTAAAGTTGTAACAGTTCATGATCTTGCAAGACAAACAGGAGTTAAAATTTCAGCAGCAAACGCATTTTTAATAGAGTCAACAAAGAAAGGGATTGTAAAACGTACCGGTGGGTATAGCGGACATTACATCTATCAAGCAGTTTCCTCATAG
- a CDS encoding threonine--tRNA ligase, translating into MRILQLHCDSIEYTPTKKEIKSAEEIVPETKRLEEVVVVFVAIENGDDSSVVQSAISQIKNSMAKIGCKKLLLYPYAHLSSNLAAPSTALSLLKEMESSATELEVSHSPFGWTKSYHLKVKGHPLAESSKIVTKENIGEKTSPEEKEMTSEALKGESKITSYWKILSPDGALENIGDFNFSKYPKLEVLAKYESAKKRAVDEPPPHVALMKKMGIADYEPASDSGNMRFFPNGRLIKSLIERFVTDKVKEYGGYEVETPIMYDSHHPSMVSYFNRFPARQYNIDSEGKKLFLRFAACFGQFLMANEFQMSYKNLPYRLYELTRYSFRREQSGELVGLRRLRAFTMPDCHAFCKDMAQSIEEIKVRFDLSRNVLKELGIIESDYEMAIRFTEDFYNENKSSINELVKKHGRPVLVEMWKEKFFYFVLKWEFNFVDSMGKASALSTDQIDVENGNRYGIEFVDEHNTRKNPIILHNSPSGAIERVIYVILEKAAQEIKEGKKPQFPLWLAPTQVRVIPLKEEFSKICDSLSDKLSSQNIRVDIDDRNETIGKRIRDAERDWIRYTLVIGEKEANSENLSIRDRQTGNVRELTFDDFIHEISEQTKGKPFTWLNLPKYLSQRPQLMV; encoded by the coding sequence ATGCGTATACTGCAACTGCACTGTGATAGCATAGAATATACTCCAACAAAAAAAGAGATCAAAAGTGCTGAAGAGATTGTTCCTGAAACAAAAAGATTAGAAGAAGTTGTTGTTGTTTTTGTAGCAATCGAAAATGGTGACGATTCATCCGTTGTTCAAAGTGCAATTTCACAAATAAAAAATTCCATGGCAAAAATTGGATGTAAAAAACTACTGTTATATCCATATGCTCATCTTAGCTCAAATTTAGCGGCCCCATCAACTGCATTATCTTTACTTAAAGAGATGGAGTCTTCTGCAACTGAACTTGAAGTATCTCACTCTCCATTTGGTTGGACAAAATCATATCATCTTAAAGTAAAGGGACACCCATTAGCTGAAAGTTCCAAAATTGTAACAAAAGAAAACATTGGCGAAAAAACTTCGCCTGAAGAAAAAGAGATGACTTCTGAAGCACTAAAAGGAGAATCAAAAATTACTTCGTATTGGAAAATACTTTCTCCAGATGGCGCTCTTGAAAACATTGGAGATTTTAATTTTTCAAAATATCCAAAACTTGAAGTACTTGCAAAATATGAATCAGCAAAAAAACGAGCAGTAGATGAACCACCACCACATGTTGCATTGATGAAAAAAATGGGAATTGCAGACTATGAACCTGCATCTGATTCTGGAAACATGCGTTTTTTTCCAAACGGTCGTTTGATCAAATCCCTCATTGAACGATTTGTCACCGATAAAGTCAAAGAATATGGTGGTTACGAAGTCGAGACTCCAATCATGTATGATTCACATCACCCAAGTATGGTTAGTTATTTCAATCGATTTCCTGCAAGACAATACAATATTGATTCTGAAGGAAAAAAACTATTTTTAAGATTTGCAGCCTGTTTTGGACAATTTTTGATGGCAAATGAATTTCAAATGTCGTACAAAAATTTGCCTTACCGATTATACGAATTGACTCGTTATAGTTTTAGACGCGAGCAATCTGGTGAACTGGTAGGATTAAGACGACTGCGAGCATTTACTATGCCTGATTGTCATGCATTTTGCAAAGATATGGCACAATCAATAGAAGAAATCAAAGTTAGATTTGATTTATCTCGTAATGTTCTAAAAGAACTTGGAATTATAGAGTCTGATTATGAGATGGCCATTAGATTTACTGAGGACTTCTATAATGAAAACAAATCATCAATTAATGAATTAGTAAAGAAACATGGAAGACCCGTGCTTGTTGAAATGTGGAAAGAAAAATTCTTTTATTTTGTTTTAAAATGGGAATTTAACTTTGTTGATTCTATGGGAAAAGCATCTGCTCTTTCTACTGATCAAATTGACGTTGAAAATGGAAATAGATATGGAATTGAATTTGTAGATGAACATAATACTCGTAAAAATCCTATAATATTACATAATTCTCCAAGTGGGGCAATTGAGAGAGTAATTTATGTAATTTTAGAAAAAGCAGCTCAGGAAATTAAAGAAGGAAAAAAACCACAATTTCCATTATGGCTTGCACCTACACAAGTTAGAGTAATCCCACTAAAAGAAGAGTTTTCTAAGATTTGTGATAGTTTATCTGATAAATTGTCATCTCAAAATATTCGTGTAGATATTGATGATAGAAACGAAACTATAGGAAAGAGAATCAGAGATGCTGAAAGAGATTGGATTCGCTATACTCTGGTAATTGGAGAAAAAGAAGCAAATTCGGAAAATCTAAGTATTAGGGATAGACAAACAGGAAATGTTAGAGAATTGACGTTTGATGATTTTATTCATGAAATTAGTGAACAAACAAAAGGCAAGCCATTTACCTGGCTAAATCTTCCAAAATATCTTTCACAAAGACCCCAACTGATGGTGTAA
- a CDS encoding DNA-directed RNA polymerase subunit K, translating into MSDSNEAELIVEEPEEYVEAPEVEEVFEGDVEINTGLNKALDTYRKLIEKNEGLEPLTEKQQEALEKRIKEIESREVVETISEHDPVEIPCEKGKITIGPPTLTRFEKARIMGARALQLSLGAPPFIPIPKTARISLDISMEELEQKVIPITIRRVLPNGDYQNIPIEYFD; encoded by the coding sequence TTGTCGGATTCTAACGAAGCTGAATTAATTGTAGAAGAACCAGAAGAATATGTAGAAGCTCCTGAAGTAGAGGAAGTTTTTGAAGGAGATGTAGAGATAAACACGGGATTAAACAAAGCATTAGATACTTATCGAAAATTAATTGAAAAAAATGAAGGTCTAGAACCATTAACTGAAAAACAACAAGAAGCACTAGAAAAAAGAATTAAAGAGATTGAATCACGAGAAGTTGTTGAAACAATTTCAGAACATGATCCAGTAGAAATCCCATGTGAAAAAGGCAAGATAACAATTGGCCCTCCAACACTAACAAGATTTGAAAAGGCAAGAATTATGGGAGCAAGAGCATTACAATTATCATTAGGAGCACCTCCATTCATTCCAATTCCAAAAACTGCCAGAATATCACTAGATATATCCATGGAAGAATTAGAACAAAAAGTGATACCAATCACCATAAGAAGAGTACTCCCTAATGGAGATTATCAAAACATACCAATAGAATACTTTGATTAA
- a CDS encoding YHS domain-containing protein, which translates to MPVDPVCGIELSEELAVTHEYDGKKLFFCCNGCRKIFIRKPKKWKKNI; encoded by the coding sequence GTGCCAGTAGATCCAGTTTGTGGAATTGAACTTTCTGAAGAATTAGCAGTAACTCATGAATATGATGGGAAGAAACTATTTTTTTGTTGTAATGGATGCAGGAAAATTTTTATTCGAAAACCAAAAAAATGGAAGAAAAATATCTAA
- a CDS encoding rhodanese-like domain-containing protein has translation MENSDIGLTPSELLNFIKTDNNIAIYDLRKKEEFAKGHIKKSSLVKYVEGCLIDVPKHSKIILISKDDKQSKQMTITLRSHDIDAHYLIGGINNWPYRLYFTNISYVGTEYL, from the coding sequence ATGGAAAATTCTGATATTGGACTTACGCCGTCTGAATTATTGAATTTTATTAAAACTGATAATAATATTGCAATTTATGACTTGCGAAAAAAAGAAGAGTTTGCTAAAGGACATATCAAAAAATCTAGTTTAGTAAAATATGTTGAAGGGTGTTTAATTGATGTTCCAAAACATTCAAAGATAATTTTGATAAGTAAAGACGACAAACAATCAAAACAGATGACAATCACTCTACGTTCTCATGATATTGATGCCCATTATTTGATAGGTGGAATAAACAATTGGCCATATCGGCTTTATTTTACAAATATTTCTTATGTGGGAACAGAGTACCTATAA
- a CDS encoding ribonuclease P subunit p25 family protein, whose translation MEEIKKEYGQEQINKPETTILHIRNDPVMQVALDVLPILGNKKKVILRAVGNSIPNAVAVANIITEKMLHGNSKVEKIKLDTEAAAGIGRMTSNIEIILIKT comes from the coding sequence ATGGAAGAGATTAAAAAAGAATATGGTCAAGAGCAGATCAACAAACCTGAGACGACTATACTTCACATCAGAAACGACCCAGTAATGCAAGTAGCTCTAGATGTATTACCAATTTTAGGAAATAAAAAGAAAGTAATACTTCGAGCAGTTGGAAATTCGATTCCAAATGCAGTTGCAGTTGCAAATATTATTACTGAAAAGATGTTACATGGGAATTCAAAAGTCGAGAAGATAAAACTAGACACTGAAGCAGCTGCGGGGATTGGAAGAATGACTTCAAATATAGAAATTATTTTAATTAAAACCTAG
- a CDS encoding DUF6659 family protein has protein sequence MSSKIFDYSAICKTILSLDPKIRFAGVINERGRLVAGGMKENVEPLENEKDDEMIFMELALRVKMRKEFDKQLGPVNFALASRERALAISFLINDDILYVVSEPDADYGVLPKKILKIIHS, from the coding sequence TTGTCTTCTAAGATTTTTGATTATTCTGCTATTTGTAAAACAATTTTGTCATTAGACCCCAAAATTAGATTTGCTGGAGTAATTAATGAGCGAGGAAGATTGGTTGCTGGTGGAATGAAAGAAAATGTTGAGCCATTAGAAAATGAAAAAGATGACGAGATGATCTTTATGGAACTTGCATTGAGAGTAAAAATGAGAAAAGAATTTGATAAACAATTGGGCCCAGTAAATTTTGCATTAGCATCAAGAGAACGTGCATTAGCAATTAGTTTTCTCATTAATGATGATATTTTGTATGTTGTTTCAGAACCTGACGCTGATTATGGTGTACTTCCAAAGAAAATATTGAAAATAATTCACTCATAA
- a CDS encoding transcriptional regulator has translation MLLPAEIESKTLIPALRAILAKKLAEDHNIREDEISKMLGVTQAAISNYIRGTRGDPSLIAKLLAEKQVSTLIDELTDSLSSDMAYTPSSLSKFIGLCNYIKSSLLICEIHHNLESDIDEQVCKECENMLLKGPGSVY, from the coding sequence ATGTTACTTCCAGCAGAAATCGAATCAAAGACATTGATTCCTGCATTACGTGCAATTCTTGCTAAAAAATTAGCTGAAGATCATAATATTCGTGAAGACGAAATTTCAAAAATGCTTGGAGTTACACAAGCAGCTATTAGCAACTACATTCGTGGAACTCGTGGTGATCCATCTTTGATTGCAAAACTTTTGGCAGAAAAACAAGTCTCTACTCTAATTGATGAGTTAACTGATAGTTTATCTTCTGATATGGCTTATACCCCATCTAGTCTTTCAAAATTTATTGGTCTTTGTAATTATATCAAATCAAGCTTGTTGATTTGTGAAATTCATCATAATTTAGAATCTGATATAGATGAACAAGTTTGTAAAGAATGTGAAAACATGCTTCTAAAGGGTCCTGGCAGCGTATACTAG